One segment of Clostridium botulinum DNA contains the following:
- a CDS encoding 3'-5' exonuclease, which produces MNYIVYDLEFNHQYSKDDKASNITFEVIQIGAVKLNSNLEVVSTFNRLIKPTVHTEIHPFIKDLTQITTEMVNSEKYFSDVYDDFIKFIGNKEFTVCIWGTSDIKELLKNVKFHNLEEIYDLRKYIDVQNLASKYIKTQKGTKVGLKAAIEFFNLPIEKEFHDAFNDAYYTAQIFKKLYTSKVKSSTYNNPYSKRISESKPKVDTKGLFRQFEKMYSKKLSEEEKKMIKVAYSMGRTNQFLKK; this is translated from the coding sequence ATGAACTACATAGTATATGACTTAGAATTTAATCATCAATATTCAAAAGATGATAAAGCTTCTAATATAACATTTGAAGTAATACAAATTGGAGCAGTAAAACTTAATAGTAACCTAGAAGTAGTTTCAACTTTTAATAGATTAATTAAGCCTACTGTTCATACAGAGATTCATCCTTTTATAAAAGATTTAACTCAAATAACAACTGAAATGGTTAATTCTGAAAAATATTTTTCAGATGTATATGATGATTTTATTAAATTTATTGGTAATAAAGAATTTACAGTATGTATTTGGGGAACTTCTGACATAAAAGAATTACTTAAAAATGTAAAGTTTCATAATTTAGAAGAAATATATGATTTAAGAAAATATATAGACGTTCAAAATCTTGCTTCAAAATATATAAAAACTCAGAAAGGAACAAAAGTAGGATTAAAGGCTGCTATTGAATTTTTCAATCTACCAATTGAAAAAGAATTCCATGATGCATTTAATGATGCCTATTATACCGCTCAAATATTTAAAAAACTTTATACATCTAAAGTAAAAAGCAGTACTTATAATAATCCATATTCAAAAAGAATTTCAGAATCTAAGCCAAAAGTTGATACAAAAGGATTATTTCGTCAATTTGAAAAGATGTATAGCAAAAAACTTTCTGAAGAGGAAAAAAAAATGATAAAAGTTGCATATAGCATGGGTAGAACTAATCAATTTTTGAAAAAGTAA
- a CDS encoding coenzyme F420-0:L-glutamate ligase, whose protein sequence is MERVIGTVVRGLRCPIIKEGDKIEEIVVDSVLRASASEGIGINDKDIVTVTESIVARAQGNYASIDNIATDVKAKFGDDTIGVIFPILSRNRFAICLRGIAKGAAKKIVLMLSYPSDEVGNHLVDLDLLDEKGVNPWTDVLTEAKFRELFGYNKHPFTGVDYIDYYKSLIEEYGIECEVIFSNDCKTILNYTKSVLTCDIHTRFRTKRILKANGGEKVYSLDNILSESIDGSGCNEAYGLLGSNKSTEQTVKLFPRDCQPIVDNIQALLKEKTGKNVEVMIYGDGAFKDPVGKIWELADPVVSPAYTAGLDGTPNEIKLKYLADNDFADLKGEELKTAISNYIKNKEADLVGSMAAQGTTPRRLTDLIGSLSDLTSGSGDKGTPIIFIQGYFDNYTK, encoded by the coding sequence GTGGAAAGAGTTATCGGAACAGTTGTTAGAGGACTTCGTTGTCCAATTATAAAAGAAGGAGATAAAATTGAAGAGATCGTAGTTGATAGCGTATTAAGAGCTTCAGCCTCTGAAGGAATTGGTATAAATGATAAAGATATAGTTACTGTAACTGAATCAATAGTTGCACGTGCTCAAGGAAACTATGCTTCAATAGATAACATAGCTACAGATGTTAAAGCTAAGTTTGGTGATGATACAATTGGTGTTATATTCCCTATCTTAAGCCGTAACCGTTTTGCTATTTGTTTACGTGGTATTGCTAAAGGCGCTGCTAAGAAAATAGTTTTAATGTTAAGCTACCCATCAGATGAAGTTGGAAATCACTTAGTAGATTTAGATCTTTTAGATGAAAAAGGAGTTAACCCTTGGACAGATGTTTTAACTGAAGCAAAATTCCGTGAATTATTTGGATATAACAAGCATCCTTTCACAGGAGTTGACTACATAGACTACTATAAATCTTTAATAGAAGAATATGGTATTGAATGTGAAGTTATCTTCTCAAATGATTGTAAGACTATTTTAAATTACACTAAGAGCGTTCTTACTTGTGATATACATACAAGATTTAGAACTAAAAGAATATTAAAAGCTAATGGTGGAGAAAAAGTATATAGTTTAGATAATATATTATCAGAATCAATTGATGGAAGTGGATGTAATGAAGCTTATGGATTGCTAGGTTCTAATAAATCAACTGAACAAACAGTGAAGTTATTCCCTCGTGATTGTCAACCAATAGTAGATAATATACAAGCTTTACTTAAAGAAAAGACAGGTAAAAATGTTGAAGTTATGATTTACGGAGATGGTGCTTTCAAAGATCCAGTAGGTAAAATTTGGGAACTTGCTGACCCAGTTGTTTCTCCAGCTTATACTGCAGGATTAGACGGAACTCCAAATGAAATTAAATTAAAATATCTTGCTGATAATGATTTTGCAGATTTAAAAGGTGAAGAATTAAAAACTGCAATTTCAAATTATATTAAGAATAAAGAGGCTGATTTAGTAGGTTCTATGGCTGCACAAGGTACAACGCCAAGAAGACTTACTGATCTTATCGGATCATTATCTGACTTAACTTCAGGTAGTGGAGATAAAGGAACACCAATAATCTTCATTCAAGGATATTTCGATAACTACACAAAATAA
- a CDS encoding S8 family peptidase: MRECASFVNENFMNLLVEYRGDFKKEMETIDYACGAVLTESLGAVAVQVRDLDRLRKEIPSIIFIEFSTTYVLQDVEVNNSHDIGVIKSNPYLNLSGQGVLVGIIDSGIDYLNNEFINEDETSRIVNIWDQTAKYNNKEEVYIGDIFTRDDINKAIEAKKQNKNPYDIVPTKDEYNHGTKVAGIIGAKGYNKEVGGAAPNCEFVIVKLQEALFLKRYILTNGIKDVPVYNNVELLSGIEYLRKYSLKENKPMVIYIGIGTTNGSHDGKNITSKYLKKVGGTRGIALVAGVGNEGDSEGHVSNYIKDVEDVKSNELNISKEFKDLTFYIWIRRPNQMSINIISPSGEQSSFISSKIDRSEEVKFVLVDTKAIVKYYIPENFTGHQVISLNFKDMKAGIWRIQLRGEYIIDGRYDIWLPSKKLLHEGTKFLDPDPYATLTVPSTAEKVVTVSYNNSQNGALVASSGNGFNTNGLINPDITAGGVNIVTTSNNNEVSTMSGSSAATAIVAGCCALLLQWGIINGNDKTMYSIKIRSYLAYGARRYGIKEYPSRELGFGELDLSETFNVIAGIYKTRGHNKYIEYSINNMYVRIPKDIVNLEFYDNFNK, translated from the coding sequence ATGAGAGAATGTGCAAGTTTTGTTAATGAAAATTTTATGAATTTATTGGTTGAATATCGTGGAGATTTTAAAAAAGAGATGGAAACAATAGATTATGCTTGTGGTGCAGTTCTTACTGAAAGCTTAGGTGCAGTAGCAGTTCAAGTTAGAGATCTAGATAGATTAAGAAAAGAAATTCCATCTATTATATTTATAGAGTTTAGTACAACATATGTTTTGCAAGATGTAGAAGTAAATAATTCTCATGATATCGGAGTTATTAAATCTAATCCATATTTAAATTTATCAGGTCAAGGAGTTTTAGTAGGAATAATAGATAGTGGTATAGATTATTTAAATAATGAATTTATTAATGAAGATGAGACAAGCAGAATAGTAAATATATGGGATCAAACTGCGAAATATAATAATAAGGAAGAAGTATATATAGGTGATATATTTACAAGAGATGATATAAATAAAGCTATTGAAGCAAAAAAACAAAACAAAAATCCATATGATATAGTACCTACAAAAGATGAATATAATCATGGTACTAAGGTGGCAGGTATAATAGGAGCAAAAGGATATAATAAAGAAGTAGGAGGAGCTGCACCCAATTGCGAATTTGTTATAGTAAAATTGCAAGAAGCTTTATTTTTAAAAAGATATATTTTAACAAATGGAATTAAGGATGTTCCAGTATACAACAATGTGGAATTACTTTCTGGAATTGAATATTTAAGAAAATATTCACTAAAAGAAAATAAACCAATGGTTATATATATTGGGATAGGAACTACAAATGGAAGTCATGATGGAAAAAATATAACATCAAAATATCTAAAAAAAGTAGGTGGAACAAGAGGAATAGCTTTAGTTGCTGGTGTTGGAAATGAAGGAGATTCAGAAGGACATGTTTCAAATTATATAAAAGATGTTGAAGACGTTAAGAGTAATGAATTAAATATTTCAAAAGAATTTAAAGACTTAACTTTTTATATTTGGATAAGAAGGCCTAATCAAATGTCTATTAACATCATATCCCCATCGGGAGAACAATCTTCCTTTATAAGCTCAAAAATAGACAGGAGTGAAGAAGTTAAATTTGTTTTAGTAGATACAAAAGCAATTGTAAAATACTATATTCCTGAGAATTTTACTGGACATCAAGTTATTAGTTTGAATTTTAAAGATATGAAAGCAGGAATATGGCGTATTCAATTAAGAGGAGAATATATAATTGATGGGAGATATGATATTTGGCTTCCATCAAAAAAATTATTACATGAAGGGACTAAATTTTTAGATCCAGATCCGTATGCAACTTTAACAGTGCCATCAACTGCTGAGAAAGTTGTTACAGTATCGTATAATAATAGTCAAAATGGTGCGTTGGTTGCGTCATCAGGAAATGGATTTAATACTAATGGATTAATAAATCCAGATATTACTGCTGGTGGTGTTAATATAGTAACAACATCTAATAATAATGAAGTATCAACGATGTCCGGAAGTTCTGCAGCTACTGCAATTGTTGCAGGTTGCTGTGCATTGCTATTACAATGGGGAATTATCAATGGAAATGATAAAACTATGTATTCAATTAAAATTAGAAGTTATCTTGCCTATGGAGCTAGAAGATATGGCATTAAAGAATATCCAAGTAGAGAATTAGGATTTGGAGAATTGGATTTATCAGAAACTTTTAATGTAATTGCAGGGATATATAAGACTAGAGGACATAATAAATATATAGAATATAGTATTAACAATATGTATGTTAGAATTCCTAAGGATATAGTTAACTTAGAGTTTTATGATAATTTTAATAAATAA
- a CDS encoding ECF transporter S component: protein MENKNKKIMKLIQTAILAALCFVSFTFIQIKIPVPGGDATSLHIGNAFCVLAALLLGGWYGGFAGAIGMTIADMLDPVYILGAPKTFVLKFCIGLITGVIAHRYAKIDSSNDKKYIFKWSTIAAICGLAFNVVFDPIVGYFYKQYILGQPQQMASVLAKLSAVTTFINAVVSVVLVSFIYNAIRPILIKSGLLLND from the coding sequence ATGGAAAATAAGAATAAAAAGATTATGAAATTAATACAAACAGCTATACTTGCAGCATTATGTTTTGTATCATTTACATTTATTCAAATTAAGATTCCAGTACCAGGGGGAGATGCTACTTCATTGCATATAGGAAATGCTTTTTGTGTACTTGCAGCATTACTTCTTGGTGGATGGTATGGGGGATTTGCAGGCGCTATTGGAATGACAATAGCAGATATGCTTGATCCTGTATATATTTTAGGTGCACCAAAAACTTTTGTATTAAAATTTTGTATAGGTTTAATAACAGGAGTCATAGCACACAGATATGCAAAAATTGATAGTAGTAATGATAAAAAATATATATTTAAATGGAGTACAATTGCTGCAATTTGTGGTTTAGCATTTAATGTTGTATTTGATCCTATAGTGGGATATTTTTATAAACAATATATATTAGGTCAACCTCAACAAATGGCTTCTGTTTTAGCAAAACTAAGTGCAGTTACTACATTTATTAATGCAGTAGTATCTGTGGTTTTAGTTAGTTTTATATATAACGCAATAAG
- a CDS encoding exonuclease domain-containing protein: MNFVAIDFETANEKRNSPCSIGIVVVKDGKIIEEVHHLIKPKEMRFMPINIGIHGIRPRMVQDELEFDKVWEKIKHYFNENLVIAHNASFDISVLRNTLELYNIEMPSFQYICTMKLSKNFYSNLDNARLNTVNNFLGYEFKHHDALADAMACGNILLNICEELNTRDINEISKCVGVTLGCVNENGYKPSSTKGRIFERSSRQPVRQSENTMKNFDFTAFTDEVVVFTGGLASMTRDEAIRLVRKLGGSVGSSVTKKTTYLVTNTKDIDNLHRDEMSTKLRKAVDLKNKGQGIKCLNEGAFLKKCRGI; the protein is encoded by the coding sequence ATGAACTTTGTAGCTATAGATTTTGAAACTGCTAATGAAAAAAGGAATAGTCCATGTTCTATAGGTATTGTTGTTGTAAAAGATGGTAAAATTATAGAAGAAGTACATCATTTAATAAAACCTAAAGAAATGAGATTTATGCCAATAAATATTGGAATTCATGGAATAAGACCTAGAATGGTTCAAGATGAATTAGAATTTGATAAAGTATGGGAAAAAATTAAACATTATTTTAATGAAAATTTAGTGATAGCTCATAATGCTTCTTTTGATATATCGGTATTAAGAAATACCTTAGAACTTTATAATATAGAAATGCCAAGTTTTCAGTATATATGTACAATGAAGCTTTCTAAAAATTTTTATAGTAATCTTGATAATGCAAGATTAAATACAGTAAATAATTTTTTGGGATATGAATTTAAGCACCATGATGCATTAGCTGACGCAATGGCATGTGGCAATATTTTACTTAATATATGCGAAGAATTAAATACAAGAGATATTAATGAAATATCAAAATGTGTTGGGGTTACTTTAGGATGTGTAAATGAAAATGGATACAAGCCGTCTTCAACTAAAGGAAGAATTTTTGAAAGATCTAGTAGACAACCTGTAAGACAAAGTGAAAATACAATGAAGAATTTTGATTTTACTGCATTCACAGATGAAGTTGTTGTATTTACAGGAGGTTTAGCATCTATGACAAGAGATGAAGCAATTAGATTAGTTAGAAAACTTGGTGGAAGTGTTGGCAGCTCTGTAACAAAGAAAACAACATATTTGGTGACTAATACAAAGGATATAGATAACTTACATAGAGATGAAATGAGTACTAAGCTTAGAAAAGCAGTGGATTTGAAAAATAAAGGACAGGGCATAAAATGTTTAAATGAAGGAGCTTTTTTAAAAAAATGTAGAGGAATTTAA
- a CDS encoding LysR family transcriptional regulator encodes MISKLDLYKVFRQVGKSKSFSKAAAELYMTQPAISQSIMQLERELDTRLFNRTPKGVSLTNEGNHLFEYVDSAIGLIEAGEEKILEFHNLSVGELKIGACDTISKYYLMPYLEKFHNMYPNIKFKIINSTTLELCTLIKSGEIDIAICNFPIDDPSLELRPCVEVQDIFVCGEKYKYLLNDNISLDHVANLPLIFLEQTSNSRKYVENFMISKGIRISPEFELGSYDLLLEFAKINLGIACVVKEFAKEYLNKGLIYEVKTREKIPKRNIGVCYLKRVPLSLASTKFVEIIEE; translated from the coding sequence ATGATAAGTAAATTAGATCTATATAAAGTTTTTCGTCAAGTGGGCAAAAGCAAGAGTTTTTCAAAGGCTGCAGCGGAACTTTATATGACACAACCTGCTATAAGTCAGTCTATAATGCAGCTTGAAAGAGAATTAGACACTCGTCTTTTTAATAGAACACCTAAGGGCGTATCACTAACTAATGAAGGAAATCATCTCTTTGAATATGTAGATTCAGCTATAGGTTTAATAGAAGCTGGAGAAGAAAAGATTTTAGAATTTCACAATTTATCTGTGGGAGAACTTAAAATTGGTGCGTGTGATACAATTTCAAAATATTATTTAATGCCTTATTTGGAGAAGTTTCATAATATGTATCCTAATATTAAGTTTAAGATTATTAATAGTACAACATTAGAGTTATGCACACTTATAAAAAGTGGAGAAATAGATATAGCAATATGTAATTTCCCAATAGATGATCCATCTTTAGAATTAAGACCGTGTGTAGAGGTGCAAGACATTTTTGTTTGTGGAGAGAAGTACAAGTATTTATTAAATGATAATATATCACTTGATCATGTTGCTAATTTGCCATTAATATTTTTAGAACAAACATCAAATTCAAGAAAATATGTAGAAAATTTTATGATTTCAAAAGGAATAAGAATATCACCAGAGTTTGAACTTGGTTCATATGATTTACTCTTAGAATTTGCAAAAATAAATTTAGGAATAGCGTGTGTTGTTAAGGAATTTGCAAAGGAATATTTAAATAAAGGCTTAATATATGAAGTGAAAACAAGAGAAAAGATTCCTAAAAGAAATATAGGAGTATGTTATTTAAAAAGAGTACCACTTTCATTAGCTTCAACTAAATTTGTAGAAATAATTGAAGAATAA
- a CDS encoding S8 family peptidase: protein MSENIFNSINYRDYLVQYQGKMIEKLNNIDGVLIKPINDELAILTIRKNLQNNINDFSVLEKNLNKDSLSSIIYIKSPELYTLEDISPIEEAQISSIQQSNPLNLLGDNVVVGIIDTGIDYLNEEFITDDNKTRINFIWDQSLDIFEDINGELKYGEIYKKDDINKAIELYKQGGNPYDIVKTKDEIGHGTAMAGIIAASGKNPELRGGAPKCELCIIKLAEAVSYKEDFEIEVPVYNVTSIVIAIETLYKYAIEYKKPLVIYLPLGTNSGNHQGTGLLNEYIENVTNNRGIIVVTGAGNEGDVGHHASGIIEKKDMIDDIELYVAERQKVLISDIWIDMPNIMSVNVISPSGEETGVLVPLLKKENKYKFIFENTVVDIRYYIPEETTGDEYIQIYLYDIQPGLWTFRIIGNIISSGIFNIWIPQKGITKPGTGFRAPDPYGTLTIPGDSASVVTVAAYNQNTNNALIYSSMTFKNSEVSIIDLAAGGVNAITTASNNSTTTVSGTSVSAAVVAGVCALLLEWGIVDGNYPYMYCQSLISYLVKGTDRRKGDIYPNAQWGYGTLNVLKMFENMT from the coding sequence TTGAGTGAAAATATTTTTAATTCTATAAACTATAGGGATTACCTTGTTCAATATCAAGGAAAAATGATTGAAAAATTAAATAACATTGACGGGGTACTAATTAAACCAATAAATGATGAATTAGCAATATTAACAATAAGAAAAAATTTGCAAAATAACATAAATGACTTTTCAGTATTAGAAAAAAATTTAAATAAAGATTCATTATCGTCAATAATATATATTAAATCACCAGAATTATATACACTTGAAGATATTTCACCAATCGAAGAAGCTCAAATTAGTAGCATTCAACAAAGCAATCCGCTTAATTTATTAGGAGATAATGTTGTAGTTGGAATAATAGACACAGGTATAGATTATTTAAATGAAGAATTTATTACAGATGATAATAAAACAAGAATAAATTTTATATGGGATCAATCTTTAGATATATTTGAAGATATTAATGGTGAGTTAAAATATGGGGAAATATATAAAAAAGATGATATAAATAAAGCTATAGAATTGTATAAACAAGGAGGAAATCCATATGATATAGTTAAAACTAAGGACGAAATTGGTCATGGAACTGCTATGGCAGGTATAATTGCAGCCAGTGGAAAAAATCCTGAATTAAGAGGGGGTGCTCCTAAATGTGAATTATGTATAATAAAGCTTGCAGAAGCAGTTTCGTATAAAGAAGATTTTGAAATAGAAGTCCCGGTATATAATGTGACTTCTATTGTTATAGCAATTGAGACTTTATACAAATATGCAATAGAGTATAAAAAACCTTTGGTGATATATTTACCTTTAGGGACTAATAGTGGAAATCATCAAGGAACTGGATTATTAAATGAATATATAGAAAATGTCACTAATAACAGAGGAATTATAGTTGTCACAGGAGCAGGAAATGAAGGAGATGTAGGACATCATGCAAGTGGGATAATTGAAAAAAAGGATATGATAGATGATATAGAGTTATATGTAGCAGAAAGACAGAAGGTTTTAATATCGGATATTTGGATCGATATGCCTAATATTATGAGTGTAAATGTAATATCTCCATCAGGAGAAGAGACAGGGGTTCTTGTACCATTGTTAAAGAAAGAGAATAAGTATAAATTTATTTTTGAAAATACAGTAGTTGATATAAGGTATTATATACCAGAAGAAACAACAGGAGATGAGTATATTCAAATTTATTTGTATGATATACAACCGGGATTATGGACTTTTAGAATTATTGGAAATATTATAAGTAGTGGCATATTTAATATATGGATTCCACAAAAGGGAATTACAAAACCTGGAACAGGATTTAGAGCACCAGACCCTTACGGAACTCTAACAATACCAGGTGATTCAGCATCTGTAGTTACTGTAGCAGCTTATAATCAAAATACTAATAATGCTTTAATTTATTCAAGTATGACTTTTAAAAATTCAGAAGTTAGCATAATTGACTTAGCTGCTGGAGGAGTAAATGCAATAACTACAGCATCAAATAATAGTACGACTACAGTAAGTGGTACAAGTGTTTCTGCAGCAGTAGTTGCAGGAGTTTGTGCGTTATTATTAGAATGGGGTATTGTAGATGGAAATTATCCATATATGTATTGTCAAAGTTTAATATCATATCTTGTAAAAGGAACAGATAGGAGAAAAGGAGATATTTATCCTAATGCACAGTGGGGTTATGGAACTTTAAATGTACTAAAAATGTTTGAAAATATGACTTAA
- a CDS encoding DUF5692 family protein, translating into MGILYETTNFAGWGIWIFVLFSLMAFNEFGRSTKWGGIILFLIVPIFLTIFVWPITAAPGNEYGTGTWFNWVKTYSAIAGCLGFMVLRYIPSLCKKKWILCFPPFILALNIFEASIRDFQCFTYGAWNGAYVDNLWVMSGSWNIMNGIAGLLNIITICGWTGIFISKDKTKDMIWPDMIWPWIIAYDLWNFAYTYNCIADHSFYCGLALLFSCTIPAFFIKKGAWLQHRAQTLALWIMFVMTVPMFADRIAPVATTHNPNAFFVVSLLSLSANAALAIYQFNKIRKNKFNPLKNEIFTDTKVYNKVIEENK; encoded by the coding sequence ATGGGAATTTTATATGAAACAACAAATTTTGCTGGTTGGGGGATTTGGATTTTTGTTCTTTTTTCATTAATGGCATTTAATGAATTTGGAAGATCTACAAAATGGGGTGGAATTATATTATTTTTAATTGTACCTATATTTCTAACTATTTTTGTTTGGCCAATAACTGCAGCACCGGGAAATGAATATGGTACAGGCACTTGGTTTAATTGGGTAAAGACGTATTCGGCTATTGCAGGATGTCTTGGATTTATGGTGCTTAGATATATTCCGTCACTATGTAAAAAAAAGTGGATATTATGCTTTCCACCTTTTATATTAGCACTTAATATTTTTGAAGCATCTATTCGCGATTTTCAATGTTTTACCTATGGAGCATGGAATGGAGCGTATGTGGACAACCTTTGGGTTATGTCAGGATCTTGGAATATTATGAATGGTATAGCTGGATTACTTAATATTATTACTATTTGTGGCTGGACAGGCATTTTTATTTCTAAAGATAAAACTAAAGATATGATATGGCCTGACATGATATGGCCTTGGATTATAGCTTATGATTTATGGAATTTTGCATATACATATAATTGTATAGCAGATCATTCATTTTATTGTGGTCTGGCACTATTATTTTCCTGCACTATACCAGCTTTTTTTATTAAAAAAGGAGCATGGCTACAACATCGTGCACAAACACTTGCTTTGTGGATTATGTTTGTTATGACTGTACCTATGTTTGCAGATAGAATAGCACCAGTAGCTACTACTCATAATCCAAATGCATTTTTTGTAGTAAGTTTGTTATCTCTTAGTGCAAATGCTGCATTAGCAATTTATCAATTTAATAAAATTCGTAAAAATAAATTTAATCCATTAAAAAATGAAATATTTACAGATACAAAAGTGTATAACAAAGTTATTGAAGAAAATAAATAG